The following proteins are encoded in a genomic region of Comamonas resistens:
- a CDS encoding sterol desaturase family protein — protein sequence MEWLVQVFADAQQRLFEGVVQPFLFHFGMANLLEDGYTATGWLLVGLLQIVVMVAVIVPLQRWKPVEPVVDRQAIRVDILYTLIHRLGLFRLALFFTVDPLWDALMGKLHVWGMPGFHIDDLWPGVTDNAWVSLILYLIVFDLVEYWIHRGQHGLGWWWKLHAVHHSQRQMTVWSDNRNHLLDSVIHDAIVVLVAQLIGVAPGQFVAIVALTQLSESFQHANVRIWFGQLGERLWISPRFHRRHHAIGIGHEPLAPVRNKKVHGNNFGVLLPWWDMLFGTANFDLRYDPTGIRDQVQPNAQGQLRDYGRGFWAQQWRAVLRLLGRA from the coding sequence GTGGAGTGGCTGGTTCAGGTTTTTGCCGATGCGCAGCAGCGCCTGTTTGAAGGTGTGGTGCAGCCTTTTCTGTTCCATTTCGGCATGGCCAACCTGCTGGAGGATGGCTACACGGCCACGGGCTGGTTGCTGGTGGGGCTGCTGCAGATCGTCGTCATGGTGGCCGTCATCGTGCCGCTGCAGCGCTGGAAGCCTGTGGAGCCCGTGGTGGACCGGCAGGCCATTCGTGTGGACATTCTCTACACGCTGATTCACCGGCTGGGTCTGTTCAGACTGGCTTTGTTCTTCACGGTGGACCCGCTGTGGGATGCGCTCATGGGCAAGCTTCATGTCTGGGGCATGCCAGGTTTTCATATCGATGACCTCTGGCCCGGTGTTACCGACAACGCATGGGTCAGCCTCATCCTCTATCTGATCGTCTTCGATCTGGTGGAGTACTGGATTCACCGCGGTCAACATGGGCTTGGCTGGTGGTGGAAGCTGCATGCCGTGCATCACTCTCAGCGGCAGATGACGGTGTGGAGCGACAACCGCAATCACCTGCTAGACAGCGTGATTCACGACGCCATCGTCGTACTGGTGGCGCAGCTGATCGGTGTGGCTCCGGGGCAGTTTGTGGCCATCGTGGCATTGACCCAGCTCAGCGAGAGCTTTCAGCATGCCAATGTGCGCATCTGGTTTGGCCAACTGGGCGAGCGTTTGTGGATCAGCCCGCGCTTTCACCGCCGCCACCATGCGATTGGTATCGGGCACGAGCCGCTGGCACCTGTGCGCAACAAAAAGGTGCATGGCAACAACTTTGGCGTGCTGCTGCCCTGGTGGGACATGTTGTTCGGTACGGCCAACTTTGATCTGCGCTATGACCCGACTGGTATTCGCGATCAGGTGCAGCCCAATGCGCAAGGCCAGTTGCGTGACTATGGCCGTGGGTTCTGGGCGCAGCAATGGCGGGCCGTCCTGCGGTTGCTGGGACGCGCTTGA
- a CDS encoding polysaccharide deacetylase family protein, giving the protein MLRRQFMLTGAAIAAPGLAAAAENSKNIAAGACSKPVYLTFDTGHMGIAQWVAQTLQKHKVPVTFFAANEATKEGGSSLADFWAPWWKARADEGHQLASHTYDHMYWQADIRDKATGQVTHFKVRPSAGPRAGQSFVVSADEYREEIARSARRLQQITGHKPLPLYRAPGGKTSAALIGAAQQGGYQHVGWAAAGFLGDELPSDKYPNERLLNQALKNIRSGDILLAHLGIWSRQDPWAPAVLEPLILGLLDKGFCFRTLAEHPAYQGWIAQHR; this is encoded by the coding sequence ATGCTAAGACGTCAATTCATGCTGACAGGGGCGGCTATTGCTGCTCCAGGCCTAGCCGCAGCAGCGGAAAATTCAAAAAACATAGCTGCTGGCGCTTGTTCCAAGCCGGTTTACCTGACTTTTGATACAGGGCATATGGGTATTGCCCAGTGGGTGGCTCAAACTCTGCAAAAGCACAAGGTGCCCGTGACTTTCTTTGCGGCCAATGAGGCTACCAAGGAAGGAGGCAGCAGCCTTGCCGACTTCTGGGCCCCATGGTGGAAGGCCCGTGCCGACGAGGGGCACCAACTGGCTTCCCATACCTACGACCATATGTACTGGCAGGCCGATATCCGCGACAAGGCTACGGGCCAGGTCACGCACTTCAAGGTCAGGCCATCGGCCGGGCCGCGTGCCGGGCAGAGTTTTGTCGTGTCTGCAGATGAGTATCGCGAGGAGATTGCTCGCTCGGCGCGCCGCCTGCAGCAGATCACAGGCCACAAGCCCTTGCCGCTATACCGCGCACCCGGGGGAAAGACCTCTGCGGCGCTGATCGGTGCGGCCCAGCAGGGCGGTTATCAGCATGTGGGCTGGGCTGCGGCAGGTTTTCTGGGCGATGAGCTGCCCAGCGACAAATATCCCAACGAGCGCCTGCTCAATCAGGCGCTCAAGAACATCCGCAGCGGCGATATTTTGCTGGCTCATCTGGGCATCTGGTCGCGCCAGGATCCATGGGCGCCGGCGGTGCTGGAACCACTGATTCTGGGTTTGCTGGATAAAGGTTTTTGCTTCCGTACGCTGGCGGAGCACCCGGCCTATCAGGGCTGGATTGCGCAGCACCGCTGA
- a CDS encoding EI24 domain-containing protein, translated as MLASMSLLLDSFWRALAYCLHKRVIAWSLFPLLLMGLLSWALGYFFWADAVLKVQGLLDGVGWLHKVWVWFQANGVGYASEVVASILVVLGATPMLVVLVLLLVGLFMAPVLTGLVAQNRFPQLQKKHGGSVMASLIWSGGSTVIALLALIVTLPLWVFPPLMLVVTPLIWGWLTYRVMAFDALAEHASKEERRNLFVRHRMSLILMGVLCGYLGMAPGIVWVSGLVFLAAFWILIPIAIWIYALVFAFSALWFAHFCLGALVRLREQEGPAEPSPQVPFAPGVAAQNAPSL; from the coding sequence ATGCTTGCCAGCATGAGCTTGCTACTCGACTCTTTCTGGCGTGCATTGGCGTATTGCCTGCATAAGCGGGTGATTGCGTGGTCCCTGTTTCCCTTGCTCCTGATGGGGCTGCTGTCCTGGGCGCTGGGGTATTTCTTCTGGGCAGATGCCGTGCTCAAGGTGCAAGGCCTGCTCGATGGTGTGGGCTGGCTGCACAAGGTCTGGGTCTGGTTTCAGGCCAATGGAGTGGGCTATGCCTCCGAAGTGGTGGCTTCCATTCTGGTGGTGCTGGGGGCAACTCCCATGCTGGTCGTTCTGGTGCTGCTGCTGGTGGGGCTGTTCATGGCCCCGGTCTTGACCGGCCTGGTGGCACAAAATCGCTTTCCCCAACTGCAGAAGAAGCACGGCGGCTCCGTCATGGCCAGTCTGATCTGGTCGGGAGGCTCTACCGTGATTGCGCTGCTGGCCCTGATCGTGACCTTGCCGCTTTGGGTTTTTCCGCCTCTGATGCTGGTAGTCACGCCGCTGATCTGGGGCTGGCTGACCTACCGTGTCATGGCGTTTGATGCTTTGGCCGAGCATGCGAGCAAGGAGGAGCGTCGCAATCTCTTTGTGCGCCACCGCATGTCGCTGATTTTGATGGGCGTGCTATGCGGTTATCTGGGCATGGCTCCCGGCATCGTCTGGGTCTCGGGTCTGGTGTTCCTGGCCGCATTCTGGATTTTGATTCCCATTGCCATCTGGATTTATGCGCTGGTGTTTGCGTTCTCGGCGTTGTGGTTTGCTCACTTCTGCCTGGGGGCATTGGTGCGGCTGCGTGAGCAGGAAGGCCCGGCAGAGCCCTCTCCACAAGTGCCATTTGCCCCCGGTGTGGCCGCACAGAACGCGCCTTCCTTGTGA